A window of Agrobacterium vitis genomic DNA:
ATTGCCCATAGCGCGCCCAACACCTTGGCAGCCTGAAAACTGTATTCGAAACCTTTATTTGCCCGAAAATTGGCAGGGGCATGCGTCTTATTCGACTGCATAAAAAATCCTCCTCTTGTTAACCGTCGACGGGCCGCCTCCACAGCCCGCCTACAGCTCAAATCCGTCGCGGGCTAAGCGGCGCGATCAGGCAATCCACCTGCAAACATCGAAAATGGCGCAAGCCCCATCATCCGGCGCCCGAAAATCTCGGCTGTTGGCTCCAGCCTGACAGCCCCATGCAGCATTGCCACCCGGATATCGCGAACGAACCGTTGGAACGGATTGCTTTCATGCGCGGTTGCGGAGCCAATATTGAGTTGCAGGATGCTGACGGCATTGTCCAAGGTGTGCGCGGCGTAGACGTTTTCCATCATCGTCGCCTGTTCCAGCTCCTCTGAGACCTCGCGTCCTTCCGTTGCGTGGCGATCCAGAAGATCGGCGGCGCAAAGGGCGGTGGTTTCCGCCATCTTGATCATCGCATAGGCTTTTGCAGCACAGACCTGCGTCGATGCCATTTCGGCCACCCGCGGATAAGGCAGATTGAAGGGCTGCTGCTTTCTCGCCATGTCGATGTAGGATTCCAGCGCACCACGAGCCATCCCCAGCACAATCGCCATATGGGTGAGATTGGTCATGATCATCAGACCACGGCCATCGAACTTGCTGGCAAAGCCCTGGAAACGCTTGCGAGTTCCATCCATGCGAATTGGGAAATCGGCCATGTCCATAAAACGGTGATCGGGAACGAACTGCTCTTCAGTCACCGTCAGGCTATTGGAAGACGTAGCCTTCATGCCCATGACATGCCAGTTATCGATGATTTTGACCTGCTCGGCCTTCAAAACCGCCATGGCGCGGCCCATATGGCCCGGAGCAACCTCATAATCGACACCAACGGCAATCCATTTGGCGTGTTTGCAACCGCTGCCGAAATGCCAGGAACCGCTGACCATCCAGCCGCCCTCGACCCGCCGTGCAGAACCGACCTTGGTGGCAAAAATAGATGCACCGGCGGCCAGTGGGCCAACCCAATCACGCCCATCCGCAAAGATTTCATTCACAGCCTGATCGGGAAACGCCAGGATATTGCGAAGGCCGCCGGCGACAAATGCCATCCAGCCCGCCGCGCCATCGCCTCGGCCAAATTCGGTGACGATCTCAACCACATCGCGCGCTCCAAGCGCATGCCCGCCAAAATCCGTTGGCAATGTAAGTTTGAACGCACCAATATCGCTGAGGGCTTTCAAGCTTTCAGGCGCCAGGGCACCCAATTCCTCGCCTTCCTGGGCGTGTTTACGCAACAGCGGCACCAATGCCGCAGCTTTGGCACGGATCTCACGGCCAACCTCAGTGCTATAAGGAGAGATGGGTGGATTGGGCAGTACATAGTCAAACTGCTTTGCGTTCATTTCCATGGGATTTCCTCACTTTAAAACAGGAATTTTCGAGTGCGCACGACCATGGCACTGGCGCAAGCACGCCATCCATACCATCGTGTACCGGATGTTTTTGAACGAATGTCTCCAAACGCGGCGACAGCCGGGTTCGGATCGATGCACTAAAGTCTGTTGTTTTCGTTTGTCTTTTCAGGAAAATTTGGCTGCACTTTTCCTGAAGCAAATCTAGGCGACAAATTT
This region includes:
- a CDS encoding acyl-CoA dehydrogenase family protein, whose product is MEMNAKQFDYVLPNPPISPYSTEVGREIRAKAAALVPLLRKHAQEGEELGALAPESLKALSDIGAFKLTLPTDFGGHALGARDVVEIVTEFGRGDGAAGWMAFVAGGLRNILAFPDQAVNEIFADGRDWVGPLAAGASIFATKVGSARRVEGGWMVSGSWHFGSGCKHAKWIAVGVDYEVAPGHMGRAMAVLKAEQVKIIDNWHVMGMKATSSNSLTVTEEQFVPDHRFMDMADFPIRMDGTRKRFQGFASKFDGRGLMIMTNLTHMAIVLGMARGALESYIDMARKQQPFNLPYPRVAEMASTQVCAAKAYAMIKMAETTALCAADLLDRHATEGREVSEELEQATMMENVYAAHTLDNAVSILQLNIGSATAHESNPFQRFVRDIRVAMLHGAVRLEPTAEIFGRRMMGLAPFSMFAGGLPDRAA